The genomic window ttggaattaagtgaccaaggaattggcggttgatgaattttagaggagactaaaaaagtctaagaaattagggtttagtcacatagtttgccatgaattaaatcttgcatgcttaaaataaattaataagaaaagtcaatgcggaaaatagatatctctgaaaccttaactgtttctccatatattattcacatcttgtttactgcttgcttttctgatattctgaatttactgtttaatgcttttgaactctcaaacaccaatttctgcttgtctaactaagtaaatcacttaactattgttgcttagtccatcaattctcgtgggatcgaccctcactcacctgaagtattacttggtacgacccggtgcacttaccggttagtttgtggttataaatttcgcaccagCCACTATTTTTTTGTATGAATTATTGTCTCAACTATCAATCATCTATAATACATTCATATTTCAAACATATATTGAGATATATATGTTGATAACAAACATTTcaattatttcaaaataaaaatatattaaatctacCATACCACATTGCTCATTGAACATATGATCATCCAATATCCAAGCTACTGTaaataatgcaaagaaaacaacaataacaaaatatCATATTCAAAGTTAGAGGTCTTCAATAATTACATAACATAGTGACCCTTACAAGATATATGGACTACATATATTCATAACAAACATTTTAGTTCTTCCAAAATACAAACATATCAAGTCTACCATATTATAATCATCCAGTCACAACACAAACATTAATCTAGCACTAGTATCTAGTGTACCACTTGAAGGATAGAAAATACTGTCTGAATAACAGTGAGAATAAGCAGAAAAATTCCAGCAATTGAAGCTACTGTCTTCCATGGAGTGTTGCAGTAATCACGCCTCAAAGTTGCAACTTTTTTGTTGCAAGGGTGGCCACAGAAAGCATTCAACTCTTTGAAAATACGGATATATTGCACGTTAAAATCTGGATTTATAACACGCAGTGCAAGACCATTGAACATTTCAGCCACTGCATTGCTATCACCTAACCAATTCTCAATTATCCCTTTCTTAATCAGCAAATCTACATCTTTTTCTGTGTTGATAAGGAAATCCAAGGCTACAATATAGTCAGCGAGGTAAGATTCCTTCATACAGTGGCATTGCTCAAAAGCTATCAAATTTCTCAAAATAGCTTCAGTAAAGGCTGTCACTCTAATAGATGGGACTCTCAAACAATGACCTGAAAGTTCCAAATCTAGCATGCATTGGTTATTTTTCTTTACCTTAAACTTCACTCCTGCTTCATTCAACTCAGTGGCACTATAAATGTGGGGGAACTCTGCTTTTCTTAAGCATCCAGAGGCTGATGGTTGCAATAAGCGAGAGGATGTTAACAGAAATTTTCTTGATAGATCTATGAAATGAGCTATTTCATCATCGTTGGATTCTATAAAATGAGCTATTTCATTATCGTTG from Arachis ipaensis cultivar K30076 chromosome B09, Araip1.1, whole genome shotgun sequence includes these protein-coding regions:
- the LOC107615036 gene encoding UPF0481 protein At3g47200-like, yielding MENPNPDVAIKIKAMLEAARPRFTEKCCIYRVSHEIRKSNEDAYTPKVVSIGPFHHGDQYLLNMEEPKRIFCRQFIERSMRNNLESFVSCVQELEPMVRACYSDNIKLTEEEHVMVILVDCCFILEFLLKFHFGSTHHDAIILPLNLRDPIAYDLLLLENQVPFFVLDKLYNLAFDSPPFPLLGLAFYIALYSIIVPDNILFGNIQALSNDNEIAHFIESNDDEIAHFIDLSRKFLLTSSRLLQPSASGCLRKAEFPHIYSATELNEAGVKFKVKKNNQCMLDLELSGHCLRVPSIRVTAFTEAILRNLIAFEQCHCMKESYLADYIVALDFLINTEKDVDLLIKKGIIENWLGDSNAVAEMFNGLALRVINPDFNVQYIRIFKELNAFCGHPCNKKVATLRRDYCNTPWKTVASIAGIFLLILTVIQTVFSILQVVH